The following DNA comes from Streptomyces sp. NBC_00273.
TCTTCTCCTGGGTGTTCCAGTCGCTGAGCATCGGCACGTCGTGTTCCAGCCCCTGTTGCAGGTGGGCCGCGTCGCCCATGAGCGCGATCCGCCCGTGGTGGTCGAGGTCGAGGATGACCCCCTGGTGGCCGGGGGTGTGGCCGGCGGTGCGCACGAGGGTGAGCGTGCCGTCCCGGAACAGGTCGGTGTCACCGCTCAGTTCGAGGAAGTCGTAGTTCCGGCCGCCCGCGTAGTCCTCGAAGGCGTAGCCCCGGGCCGTCCAGCGGTCCGGCCACCACGCGTGGCGCAGCTCGTCGTGCTGGGCCACGTGGACGGCGTGCGGGAAGTAGGTCATCCCTCCGGCGTGGTCGAGGTGCAGGTGGGAGTAGAGGACGTACCTGATGTCGGCGAGCCGGTAGCCGAGCCGCTCCAGTTGCGCGTCGACGGCGTGTGCCCGGGTGAACCCCTCGGCGCCGTACGCCGCCCGCAGGCCCGGACCCCAGTGGGCCTCGGCCGCCTCCGGATCCGCGACGCGGTGGTTGACGCCCGTGTCGAAGAGGATCGGTCCGTGGGTGGCGTGCTCGATGACGGCGACCGTCGAGGGCACGGTGACCGTGCCGCTCGCCCCGTACAGGAGGTCGCTCTTCGGCAGGGTGAAGGGCCCCGCGTCCAGTGTGGTCACGCGCAGTCTCGGGGTCACCACGGGGACCTCCCTCCCGACGTGCCGGCGGGCGGATCTCCCCCCGTCCAGGCTAGCTCCGGTGTGGCGGGACCACGCGTCGGAGGGCCTCCGCGAGGGCGTGCGGCGAGTCCACCGAGACGTACACGGTCGACGCCGCTACCGGCCCGGCCGGGCCCAGGTCGAGGAGTACGGGCGGGTCCAGGTGCACGGCCACGTTCAGTGCGCTCTCCACCGAGCAGGCCACCGCGTCCGGTTCGCCGGGCACCGGCCTCGGGCCGCGGCCGGGAACGGTGCGTACCACCGGGGAGGTGGAGCGGACCGCCGGGCGGGGCAGGGTCACGTCGCCGAGGAAGCCGGTCCGCAGGACCACCCGCTCCTCGTCCACCTCGTGCGGGTGCCGGACCAGCGCCGCCACCAGGCCCAGGCCGCCCAGCACCAGCAGCACCTCCAGTGCCGCGTGCACCGGCCGGACCGCGGGCGGCAGCATCGAGGAGGCCAGGAAGGCCGCGACGATCTCCGTCGCGACCAGGACCAGCACCACCTGCCGCGGCCCGGCCGAGTGCCGCGGCCCCTGCGCCGCCGGACGCCGCAGCACCACCGCCGTCAGAGACCGGGCCCATATCCTGGCGATCCCCGCCCGGGTCGGCCGCGGTGTCACCTCCCCCGTCGTCGGTCCGGTCGTCGGTCCCGGCACCGTCATGGCCGCACCCCACCCCTCGTCGCTCCGCTTTCTTCCCCTCCTCCAGGCTCGCGCGCGCGCCGCGGGACGGGCAGTGACGAATGTCAGGGATGTGCCGGGGACATGCCAGGGGTGCGCGGACGGTACCGCCCGCGGGCCCCCCGGGGCTGGGGAATCGGCGAATCAGGGGCGGCGCCCGACACCGGTCGGCAGGATGGGGCCATGGACCGTGGGGACATGAGGCCGCGCGGGTCGCGGCCGGTGGTGGTGCGGGTGCCGGTGGAACCGGTGGAAGCCGCAATGGAAGCCGACGCGCTCGACGCCGCGGCGCGGGCGGGTGATGTGGTGGTGCGCGGCCCGCTGTTCGGGGTGGTGGCGCAGTCCGC
Coding sequences within:
- a CDS encoding N-acyl homoserine lactonase family protein, translating into MVTPRLRVTTLDAGPFTLPKSDLLYGASGTVTVPSTVAVIEHATHGPILFDTGVNHRVADPEAAEAHWGPGLRAAYGAEGFTRAHAVDAQLERLGYRLADIRYVLYSHLHLDHAGGMTYFPHAVHVAQHDELRHAWWPDRWTARGYAFEDYAGGRNYDFLELSGDTDLFRDGTLTLVRTAGHTPGHQGVILDLDHHGRIALMGDAAHLQQGLEHDVPMLSDWNTQEKMLTYGRLRALSRSGIRVFLSHDPEHFAALPHDGEFWD